One genomic region from Macaca mulatta isolate MMU2019108-1 chromosome 20, T2T-MMU8v2.0, whole genome shotgun sequence encodes:
- the DBNDD1 gene encoding dysbindin domain-containing protein 1 isoform X2, whose amino-acid sequence MSDQELAEVFADSDDENLHTESPAGLHPLPRAGCLRSPSWTRTRAEQNREKQPLGDPERQATVLDTFLTVERPQED is encoded by the exons ATGTCCGACCAGGAGCTGGCCGAGGTCTTTGCTGACTCGGACGACGAGAACCTCCACACCGAGTCCCCAGCAG GTTTGCACCCGCTGCCCCGGGCTGGCTGCCTGCGCTCCCCTTCCTGGACGAGGACAAGGGCTGAGCAGAACCGCGAGAAGCAGCCCCTAGGTGACCCTGAGCGGCAGGCCACAGTCCTGGACACGTTTCTCACTGTGGAGAGGCCCCAGGAGGACTAA
- the DBNDD1 gene encoding dysbindin domain-containing protein 1 yields the protein MEPPEGAGPGEIVKEAEVLQAALGVPAHGTGDNGHTPVEEEVGGIPIPAPGLLQVTERRQPLSSVSSLEVHFDLLDLTELTDMSDQELAEVFADSDDENLHTESPAGLHPLPRAGCLRSPSWTRTRAEQNREKQPLGDPERQATVLDTFLTVERPQED from the exons AGATcgttaaggaggctgaggtgctgCAGGCTGCGCTGGGCGTCCCAGCCCACGGGACAGGGGACAATGGCCACACGcctgtggaggaggaggtggggggcaTCCCAATACCAGCACCGGGGCTCCTGCAGGTCACGGAGAGGAGGC AGCCTCTGAGCAGTGTCTCCTCTCTGGAGGTCCACTTCGACCTCCTGGACCTCACGGAGCTGACCGACATGTCCGACCAGGAGCTGGCCGAGGTCTTTGCTGACTCGGACGACGAGAACCTCCACACCGAGTCCCCAGCAG GTTTGCACCCGCTGCCCCGGGCTGGCTGCCTGCGCTCCCCTTCCTGGACGAGGACAAGGGCTGAGCAGAACCGCGAGAAGCAGCCCCTAGGTGACCCTGAGCGGCAGGCCACAGTCCTGGACACGTTTCTCACTGTGGAGAGGCCCCAGGAGGACTAA
- the DBNDD1 gene encoding dysbindin domain-containing protein 1 isoform X1: protein MRQENRSNPGGRGCSELRLSLCTPAWVTERLHLKKKKKKKKKKEKTWKNICSTVRRGWWLSDHRMAGLPIPPEIVKEAEVLQAALGVPAHGTGDNGHTPVEEEVGGIPIPAPGLLQVTERRQPLSSVSSLEVHFDLLDLTELTDMSDQELAEVFADSDDENLHTESPAGLHPLPRAGCLRSPSWTRTRAEQNREKQPLGDPERQATVLDTFLTVERPQED from the exons atgaggcaggagaatcgctcaaacccagggggcagaggttgcagtgagctgagactgagcctctgcactccagcctgggtgacagagagactccatctcaaaaaaaaaaaaaaaaaaaaaaaaaaaaaggaaaaaacctggAAGAATATTTGCTCGACTGTGAGGCGTGGTTGGTGGCTAAGTGATCACAGAATGGCAGGCCTGCCTATTCCTCCTG AGATcgttaaggaggctgaggtgctgCAGGCTGCGCTGGGCGTCCCAGCCCACGGGACAGGGGACAATGGCCACACGcctgtggaggaggaggtggggggcaTCCCAATACCAGCACCGGGGCTCCTGCAGGTCACGGAGAGGAGGC AGCCTCTGAGCAGTGTCTCCTCTCTGGAGGTCCACTTCGACCTCCTGGACCTCACGGAGCTGACCGACATGTCCGACCAGGAGCTGGCCGAGGTCTTTGCTGACTCGGACGACGAGAACCTCCACACCGAGTCCCCAGCAG GTTTGCACCCGCTGCCCCGGGCTGGCTGCCTGCGCTCCCCTTCCTGGACGAGGACAAGGGCTGAGCAGAACCGCGAGAAGCAGCCCCTAGGTGACCCTGAGCGGCAGGCCACAGTCCTGGACACGTTTCTCACTGTGGAGAGGCCCCAGGAGGACTAA